A single region of the Lujinxingia litoralis genome encodes:
- a CDS encoding RCC1 domain-containing protein has protein sequence MVRAYLTPLFALLLKLSALGLLISACASVEPDWGMDAGPDDELDAGAADADADAGADAAPDAEVDADSGPDVADAHLDPDTDTDPRPCGGLCRENEQCREEVCVDLCDEAGLQCGEHTRLGQAIDCGSCDFGACQEGLCVDVCAQLGAECGQVHVDGSAYTCSSCAGGEFCSPNQLCVLHQGFLDLAVGSEHTCGLRPDGSVRCWGRGDLGQLGNRSYSPSPNTAAVFAMSNATALSARTDHTCALKSDGRVSCWGKNDKGQLGTGSTSAREYQPLAVSDLLNVTAVGAGGNHSCARTQVGLVRCWGYNAQGQLGGNTTTATLDKVTVQAEGGGHFDQVLDVGTGNLHACALRTDGQVFCWGINSKQQLGISGTQAATTPRQVFNLPATRQLRAGFDHTCALTLQGQVYCWGSNSQGQLGRGTTSTSGLAQQVTLPAAAVDVAAGWTHTCAALIDGRVYCWGQNQRAQLGQASTLTLSATPREVSGVSDAYRVGAGRYHSCALTTAGDAWCWGANDNGQLGDGTYGDANNERVAPVRVAL, from the coding sequence GTGGTACGCGCCTACCTCACCCCTCTCTTCGCCCTGCTTCTAAAGCTCTCGGCCCTGGGCCTGCTCATCAGCGCCTGCGCCAGCGTGGAGCCCGACTGGGGCATGGACGCCGGCCCCGATGACGAGCTCGACGCCGGTGCCGCCGACGCCGACGCCGACGCTGGGGCCGACGCCGCCCCTGATGCCGAGGTCGATGCCGATAGCGGCCCCGACGTGGCCGATGCGCACCTCGACCCGGATACCGATACCGACCCGCGGCCCTGCGGCGGCCTCTGCCGGGAGAACGAGCAATGCCGCGAGGAGGTCTGCGTCGATCTCTGCGACGAGGCCGGCCTCCAGTGTGGCGAACACACCCGGCTCGGTCAGGCGATCGACTGCGGCAGCTGTGACTTCGGGGCCTGCCAGGAAGGCCTCTGCGTGGACGTCTGCGCTCAGCTGGGCGCGGAGTGCGGCCAGGTCCACGTGGATGGCAGCGCCTACACCTGCTCCAGCTGCGCCGGCGGGGAGTTCTGCTCGCCAAATCAGCTCTGCGTGCTCCACCAGGGCTTTCTCGACCTGGCGGTGGGCTCGGAGCATACCTGCGGGCTGCGCCCCGATGGCAGCGTGCGCTGCTGGGGCCGGGGCGACCTGGGCCAGCTGGGCAACCGATCCTACAGCCCCAGCCCCAACACCGCGGCGGTGTTCGCGATGAGCAACGCCACCGCCCTGAGCGCGCGCACCGACCATACCTGCGCGCTCAAGAGCGACGGGCGCGTGAGCTGCTGGGGCAAAAACGACAAAGGTCAGCTGGGCACCGGCAGCACCTCGGCCCGGGAGTATCAGCCGCTGGCGGTGAGCGACCTGCTCAACGTCACGGCGGTGGGCGCCGGCGGCAACCACAGCTGCGCGCGCACCCAGGTGGGGCTGGTGCGCTGCTGGGGCTACAACGCCCAGGGCCAGCTCGGCGGCAACACCACCACCGCCACCCTGGACAAGGTCACCGTGCAGGCCGAGGGCGGTGGACACTTCGATCAGGTGCTCGACGTCGGCACGGGCAACCTGCACGCCTGCGCGCTGCGCACCGACGGCCAGGTGTTTTGCTGGGGCATCAACAGCAAGCAGCAGCTGGGCATCAGCGGCACCCAGGCCGCGACCACCCCGCGGCAGGTCTTTAACCTGCCGGCGACGCGCCAGCTCCGCGCCGGCTTCGACCACACCTGCGCACTGACCCTCCAGGGGCAGGTCTACTGCTGGGGCAGCAACAGCCAGGGGCAGCTCGGCCGGGGCACGACCTCTACCAGTGGGCTGGCCCAGCAGGTGACTCTGCCGGCGGCCGCCGTCGACGTGGCCGCCGGCTGGACGCATACCTGCGCGGCGCTGATCGACGGACGCGTGTACTGCTGGGGCCAGAACCAACGCGCCCAGCTGGGCCAGGCCTCCACCCTCACGCTGAGCGCCACCCCGCGAGAGGTGTCCGGCGTCAGCGACGCCTACCGGGTGGGCGCCGGCCGCTACCACAGCTGCGCGCTGACCACCGCCGGCGACGCCTGGTGCTGGGGGGCCAACGACAACGGCCAGCTCGGCGACGGGACCTACGGCGACGCCAACAACGAGCGCGTTGCCCCGGTGCGGGTCGCGCTCTAA
- a CDS encoding choice-of-anchor D domain-containing protein — MYLYAPRLASAPLALLICCALSACGEKGSDTAAPATTPDVELEEDTGPDATEDTGPEDTTPAGPPNLDTSPLSIAFSDVRLGEEQSAIITIRNTGESPLAVTQLRIEHFQLRGSVPQFRPGEGWEQGFTLAPNTYRDVVVRWVPTLYTGISGRVIIGSDDPDTPELIIPLQATSAYPVAEAPRRINFGTVPPGQTAHQRVTIYNRGLDPLNITGFASTGDPEFAAQFSGRAIEPPVPAFLQHNDKIEVELSFTASSDELVTGAISMLANLPEEPDIVFDVQANGPTPCIQTDGDVDFGEFVTGTTATKELLIANCSRNRSLTLSQVELLNDAGGVFELVETPALPWSLGIAQSGTLQLRATLPTEQEAVGQLKLVSDDPTQSEVVLQLRARPTDPL, encoded by the coding sequence ATGTACCTGTACGCCCCCCGACTCGCCAGTGCCCCCCTTGCCCTGCTGATATGCTGCGCCCTGAGCGCCTGTGGTGAAAAGGGGAGCGACACCGCCGCCCCCGCCACCACCCCGGACGTGGAGCTCGAAGAAGACACCGGCCCCGACGCCACCGAAGACACCGGCCCCGAAGACACCACCCCGGCCGGCCCGCCCAACCTCGACACCTCGCCACTCTCCATCGCCTTTAGCGACGTGCGCCTGGGCGAGGAGCAGAGCGCCATCATCACCATCCGCAACACCGGGGAGAGCCCCCTGGCCGTGACCCAGCTGCGAATTGAACACTTCCAGCTCCGCGGCTCCGTCCCCCAGTTTCGCCCTGGCGAGGGCTGGGAGCAGGGCTTTACCCTGGCGCCCAACACCTACCGCGACGTGGTCGTGCGCTGGGTCCCCACGCTCTACACCGGCATCAGCGGTCGGGTGATCATCGGCAGCGACGATCCCGACACCCCGGAGCTGATCATCCCCCTGCAGGCCACCAGCGCCTACCCGGTGGCCGAGGCTCCCCGACGCATCAACTTCGGCACGGTGCCCCCCGGGCAGACAGCACACCAGCGGGTGACGATCTACAACCGCGGTCTGGACCCGCTCAACATCACCGGCTTTGCCTCCACCGGCGATCCGGAGTTCGCCGCCCAGTTCAGCGGGCGCGCCATCGAGCCGCCCGTCCCGGCCTTCCTTCAGCATAATGACAAGATCGAGGTCGAGCTCAGCTTCACCGCCTCCTCCGACGAGCTCGTCACCGGGGCGATCTCAATGCTGGCCAACCTCCCCGAGGAGCCCGACATCGTGTTTGATGTGCAGGCCAACGGCCCCACGCCCTGCATCCAGACCGATGGCGACGTGGATTTCGGCGAGTTCGTCACCGGCACCACCGCCACCAAAGAACTCTTGATCGCCAACTGCAGCCGCAACCGCTCGCTGACCCTGAGCCAGGTGGAGCTTCTCAACGACGCCGGCGGGGTCTTTGAACTGGTCGAGACCCCGGCGCTCCCCTGGAGCCTGGGCATCGCCCAGTCGGGTACGCTGCAGCTGCGCGCGACCCTGCCCACCGAGCAGGAGGCCGTGGGCCAGCTGAAACTGGTCAGCGACGATCCCACACAGAGCGAGGTCGTGCTCCAGCTGCGCGCACGCCCCACCGACCCCCTCTAA
- a CDS encoding peptide-N-glycosidase F-related protein: MRAPLLLPLATSTLLATSLLTSCSQPAPEEPLIVVEELPLYDFESAAPWYPCPEAPLDERVVVVEALSGVDQYFGEENRRSVRAPVTFPQGDWQQVGLRFELECPENGLCDHWDRTGSLGLILNPDAPEADQHEVELLRHITPYRRGMCQYVDLTPLAGLLTGERALHSFIDTWVGPGHDQGEGWRVSARFEFSPGYAEQADQVIPLIGRRNITVGEADPSVDDQLEAMRFELPETFSRVEAHLTTTGHSFGNTLNCAEFCPMRHDLLVNAQSFSINPWRADCAQNPVSPQAGTWQYPRNGWCPGAVTVGDRVDITAAVQPGENQLDLDILLADGSEYTNTSPVDLLPSTAVALKLYVWH; this comes from the coding sequence ATGCGCGCTCCCCTCCTGCTCCCCCTCGCCACGTCCACGCTTCTGGCCACCTCCCTCCTCACGTCCTGCTCGCAGCCGGCGCCCGAAGAGCCGCTGATCGTCGTCGAAGAACTCCCCCTCTACGACTTTGAGAGCGCCGCCCCCTGGTACCCCTGCCCCGAGGCCCCCCTCGACGAGCGCGTGGTCGTGGTGGAGGCCCTCTCCGGGGTCGACCAGTACTTTGGCGAGGAGAACCGCCGCAGCGTCCGGGCGCCGGTCACCTTTCCTCAGGGCGACTGGCAGCAGGTGGGGCTGCGCTTTGAGCTGGAGTGTCCCGAAAACGGACTCTGCGACCACTGGGACCGCACCGGCAGCCTGGGGCTAATCCTCAACCCCGACGCCCCCGAGGCCGACCAGCACGAGGTCGAGCTCTTGCGCCACATCACCCCCTACCGCCGGGGCATGTGCCAGTACGTCGACCTCACCCCTCTGGCCGGACTGCTCACCGGGGAGCGGGCCCTGCACAGCTTCATCGACACCTGGGTCGGGCCCGGCCACGACCAGGGCGAGGGCTGGCGGGTGAGCGCGCGCTTTGAGTTTAGCCCGGGTTATGCGGAGCAGGCCGACCAGGTGATCCCCCTGATCGGCCGGCGCAACATCACCGTGGGCGAAGCCGACCCGAGCGTGGACGACCAGCTTGAGGCGATGCGCTTTGAACTGCCCGAGACCTTCAGCCGGGTCGAAGCTCACCTGACCACCACCGGGCACAGCTTTGGCAACACGCTCAACTGCGCGGAGTTCTGCCCGATGCGCCACGATCTGCTCGTCAACGCGCAGAGCTTCTCGATCAACCCCTGGCGCGCAGACTGCGCGCAGAACCCGGTGTCGCCTCAGGCCGGCACCTGGCAGTACCCGCGCAACGGCTGGTGCCCGGGCGCGGTCACCGTGGGCGATCGGGTCGACATCACCGCCGCGGTCCAGCCTGGCGAAAACCAGCTCGATCTCGACATCCTGCTGGCCGACGGCAGCGAGTACACCAACACCTCGCCAGTCGATCTCCTCCCCTCCACCGCGGTGGCGCTCAAACTCTACGTCTGGCACTGA
- a CDS encoding MbnP family copper-binding protein, with protein MILKPVHALLCASLTLPLLACGATEDDAPAEQDVTLRFAAQVGEEAFACGQSYQGLGTTATTFEPHDFRLYVSEIEVQHASGEWEALALEQDGRWQHENLALLDFEDASGACQNGTAELRDIVVGRAGEGELTGVRLTLGVPFELNHIDAATAPSPLNVTGMFWNWLGGYKFVRIEGATTGLTTGWQFHLGSTECEPAEGGGATACARENRVTVTFEDISLSDDVIVFDLAELVGQTNLDQKTENTPSGCMSGPNDPDCAAIFSVLGLPHGDTTPEGGNFVRLQSN; from the coding sequence ATGATCCTCAAACCCGTACACGCCCTCCTCTGCGCCTCGCTGACCCTGCCCCTGCTGGCCTGCGGCGCCACCGAAGACGACGCCCCCGCCGAACAGGACGTCACCCTGCGCTTTGCCGCCCAGGTCGGTGAGGAAGCCTTCGCCTGCGGCCAGAGCTACCAGGGGCTGGGCACCACCGCGACCACCTTTGAGCCCCACGACTTCCGCCTCTACGTCAGCGAAATCGAAGTGCAGCACGCCTCTGGCGAGTGGGAGGCCCTGGCGCTGGAGCAGGACGGCCGCTGGCAGCACGAGAACCTGGCGCTCCTCGACTTTGAAGACGCCAGCGGCGCCTGCCAGAACGGCACCGCGGAGCTGCGCGACATCGTGGTGGGCCGCGCCGGCGAAGGGGAACTCACCGGCGTGCGCCTGACCCTGGGCGTGCCCTTTGAGCTCAACCACATCGACGCGGCCACCGCCCCCAGCCCCCTGAACGTGACCGGGATGTTCTGGAACTGGCTGGGCGGCTATAAGTTCGTGCGCATCGAAGGCGCGACCACCGGCCTGACCACCGGGTGGCAATTCCACCTGGGCAGCACCGAGTGCGAACCCGCCGAAGGCGGCGGCGCGACCGCCTGCGCCCGGGAAAACCGGGTCACGGTCACGTTTGAAGACATCTCCTTGAGCGACGACGTGATCGTGTTCGACCTTGCCGAGCTGGTCGGCCAGACCAACCTTGATCAGAAGACCGAAAACACGCCCAGCGGCTGCATGTCGGGCCCCAACGATCCCGACTGCGCCGCGATCTTCTCCGTCCTGGGTCTGCCCCACGGCGACACCACCCCCGAAGGCGGCAACTTTGTGCGACTTCAAAGCAACTGA
- a CDS encoding methanobactin export MATE transporter MbnM: protein MPEHFPAPRIPESNPWTTAKAELGRALFYDTRLSGNGTQSCASCHPQEDGFVDRLPRALGSTGEHHPRRSMPLANVAWNPTYNWANPLVTTLEEQALTPLFGEHPVELGLAGREDEMLERFAAEPWYQTRFEQAFPDDPEPISVRNITYALASFERTLISADSPYDRYMYQGDGSDFSDAARRGMQLFFSERLECFHCHGGFNFSDAVDHQNLAFSSQPFHVTGLYNIDGQGGYPAPNTGVHEVTGRPEDMGRFKAPSLRNVAVRAPYMHDGSVADLDAVIDHYAAGGRTISQGPLAGDGSRNPNKSIFVPGFLISNSERNDLKAFLHSLTDETFLSDPALGPPADLPPFERAESAD, encoded by the coding sequence GTGCCGGAACACTTCCCGGCGCCGCGCATCCCGGAGTCCAATCCCTGGACGACCGCGAAGGCCGAGCTGGGGCGCGCCCTCTTTTATGATACGCGCCTCTCGGGCAATGGGACCCAGTCCTGTGCGAGCTGCCACCCCCAGGAAGACGGGTTCGTCGACCGCCTCCCCCGGGCCCTGGGCTCCACCGGCGAACACCACCCCCGGCGGAGCATGCCCCTGGCCAACGTGGCCTGGAACCCGACCTACAACTGGGCCAACCCCCTGGTCACCACGCTCGAAGAGCAGGCGCTCACGCCCCTCTTTGGCGAACACCCGGTGGAGCTGGGACTGGCCGGGCGCGAAGACGAGATGCTGGAGCGCTTTGCCGCCGAGCCCTGGTATCAGACGCGCTTTGAGCAGGCCTTCCCCGACGATCCGGAGCCGATCTCGGTGCGCAACATCACCTACGCGCTCGCCAGCTTTGAACGCACCCTGATCTCGGCCGACAGCCCCTACGACCGCTACATGTACCAGGGCGATGGGAGCGACTTCTCCGATGCCGCTCGCCGCGGTATGCAGCTCTTCTTCTCGGAGCGCCTGGAGTGCTTTCACTGCCACGGGGGCTTCAACTTCTCCGACGCCGTCGACCACCAGAATCTGGCGTTCTCCAGCCAGCCCTTTCACGTCACCGGGCTCTACAACATCGACGGCCAGGGCGGCTACCCGGCGCCCAACACCGGGGTCCACGAGGTCACCGGCCGCCCCGAAGACATGGGGCGCTTTAAAGCGCCGAGCCTGCGCAACGTGGCGGTGCGCGCGCCCTACATGCACGATGGCAGCGTGGCCGATCTCGACGCCGTCATCGACCACTACGCCGCCGGCGGTCGCACCATCTCCCAAGGCCCCCTGGCCGGCGACGGCTCCCGCAACCCCAACAAAAGCATCTTCGTGCCGGGATTCCTGATCAGTAACTCGGAGCGCAACGACCTCAAGGCCTTTTTGCACAGCCTCACCGATGAGACCTTCCTGAGCGACCCGGCCCTGGGTCCCCCGGCCGACCTCCCCCCCTTTGAGCGCGCTGAGAGCGCGGATTGA
- a CDS encoding RCC1 domain-containing protein yields the protein MGAIPSNELSEKSIGKRCFENWWWFYMCGVVLVVLCASACSHIPTLFFQNSTESAAINGLYKQITNGDQHTCALRHDGLVECWVFEPEKYDVGQATPPADKFQSLSAGRLHTCGLTIEGLLKCWGENEHYPIDIENPFGFESVSVGDSHACALSESGEISCWGNNDYGQAEAPSGQFGSVSAGWRHSCAIRLNETIECWGVSDGEMLWDYGQTKPPFGKFKAVRAGTFHSCALDNRNRMLCWGLNDVGQLNVPEDSRFTEIAIGFFHTCGLTTGGLVRCWGLNEGVLDFNQAEAPSGQFNSISGVSHFQTCGVRESGDVTCWGRFYGDIDSIRQREPGIGRFDSIHVGQNASCAIESNTKLGFCWGVPYWGLNIAPRGRLREIAIGMSAMCVVEESGQVICRGTDPWSAESTTRRKQLHSVVLGGYHGCGISELSRQPECWKVSHLNYIDEGQMSVPDFRAERLETGYFHICAINGESEVVCWGLNRHGQIEVPDESFMQIDGGYTVTCGVLASGELSCWGNENIVDGNDVLTAAVPGVFQDVAVGAMHGCAIDSEKRIQCWGSETGGILDSPSGQFISVEIAPESKYSCALNVRGEVHCWGIGEDGMFEMHNFMQGQTPRF from the coding sequence ATGGGTGCCATTCCGTCGAATGAATTGAGCGAAAAGTCTATAGGGAAAAGGTGTTTTGAAAATTGGTGGTGGTTTTATATGTGCGGAGTGGTGCTTGTAGTGCTGTGTGCAAGCGCATGCTCTCACATTCCAACATTATTTTTTCAAAATAGTACCGAAAGTGCAGCGATTAATGGGTTGTATAAGCAGATAACTAACGGCGACCAACACACCTGTGCGCTTCGTCATGATGGGCTGGTAGAGTGTTGGGTGTTTGAACCCGAAAAGTACGATGTAGGTCAGGCAACTCCGCCTGCGGACAAGTTTCAATCACTTAGTGCTGGTCGACTTCATACTTGTGGATTGACGATTGAAGGTTTGTTGAAATGTTGGGGAGAAAATGAACATTATCCAATCGATATTGAAAATCCATTTGGATTTGAGTCGGTTAGTGTTGGAGACTCCCACGCATGCGCACTCAGTGAGAGCGGAGAGATTAGCTGCTGGGGTAATAATGACTATGGTCAGGCAGAGGCGCCTTCGGGGCAGTTTGGGTCGGTAAGTGCGGGATGGCGTCATTCCTGTGCGATTCGTTTGAACGAAACCATAGAGTGTTGGGGAGTTTCCGACGGGGAAATGCTATGGGATTATGGGCAGACTAAACCTCCCTTTGGTAAATTTAAGGCTGTTCGTGCAGGTACATTTCATAGTTGTGCATTAGATAATAGAAATCGAATGCTTTGTTGGGGATTGAACGACGTGGGTCAGTTAAATGTGCCCGAAGATTCTCGGTTCACCGAAATTGCAATAGGATTTTTTCACACATGTGGCCTCACGACGGGAGGTTTAGTGCGCTGTTGGGGGCTTAATGAGGGTGTTCTTGATTTTAACCAGGCGGAGGCTCCTTCAGGTCAATTTAACTCGATTTCTGGTGTGTCTCATTTTCAAACATGTGGTGTCAGAGAGTCTGGCGACGTCACATGCTGGGGTCGTTTTTATGGCGATATCGATTCAATACGCCAGCGTGAGCCCGGAATAGGGCGGTTCGACTCCATCCATGTTGGGCAAAATGCCTCGTGCGCAATTGAAAGTAATACAAAACTAGGGTTTTGTTGGGGAGTGCCTTATTGGGGGTTAAATATTGCGCCGCGAGGAAGGTTGCGCGAGATCGCAATTGGAATGTCTGCGATGTGCGTTGTAGAAGAGTCGGGCCAAGTGATTTGTAGAGGAACCGATCCATGGAGCGCGGAGTCGACGACAAGACGAAAGCAGTTACATAGTGTTGTTTTGGGTGGATATCATGGGTGTGGAATATCGGAGCTAAGTCGGCAACCAGAATGTTGGAAGGTTTCTCATCTTAATTATATAGATGAAGGTCAAATGAGCGTGCCCGACTTTCGTGCCGAACGGCTAGAAACGGGATATTTTCATATATGTGCAATTAACGGGGAGTCTGAAGTCGTGTGTTGGGGGCTTAACCGTCATGGCCAAATAGAAGTTCCTGATGAAAGTTTTATGCAAATTGATGGCGGGTATACCGTCACATGTGGCGTGTTGGCGAGTGGTGAGTTGTCGTGTTGGGGGAATGAAAATATTGTAGACGGAAACGATGTGTTGACGGCTGCAGTTCCAGGTGTATTTCAAGATGTGGCAGTCGGCGCAATGCATGGCTGTGCAATTGATAGCGAAAAACGTATCCAATGCTGGGGAAGTGAGACTGGTGGAATCTTGGATTCACCCAGTGGCCAATTTATAAGTGTCGAAATTGCTCCAGAGAGCAAGTATTCTTGCGCCTTAAATGTAAGGGGCGAAGTGCATTGCTGGGGGATTGGTGAAGATGGAATGTTTGAAATGCATAATTTCATGCAAGGCCAAACACCCCGGTTTTGA
- a CDS encoding RHS repeat-associated core domain-containing protein: MRYELGDHLGSSSVVVSETGGLISREEYRPYGESSFGSYAKKRYRFTGKERDEESGLYYHGARYYSPWLCRWTAPDPAGMVDGVNVYAYVRGNPVRLVDPGGMEGEEFENAVQAAIETVDQATDIVFERAETIDAMQQHATEASGKGIEATGLIGIEGETIPLPYQTQERWLVSQYDQSEQLRSREEFDATTAPSPWQIVELLAESGRSPIPFKRYLSVLPLSGQWNDLRISNLRTGSREPEQMLRGSYHSHVSEHGQSHPSYPDLTMMLLHTDQAQDAGGGVSDAIQQSVDIHYVLTDEYIYRLEVSSRAEDFLSGDGDISKRVEQIYRMELEHFDGDTNKAVMGVAGEVGITVYRGQSGTRSKEGQWVPFRRMN, translated from the coding sequence GTGCGCTATGAGCTGGGCGACCACCTGGGCTCGTCGAGCGTGGTGGTCAGCGAGACGGGCGGGCTAATCAGCCGGGAGGAGTATCGGCCTTATGGGGAGTCGTCGTTCGGGTCGTATGCGAAGAAGCGTTATCGTTTTACGGGCAAAGAGCGCGACGAAGAATCCGGCCTCTACTACCACGGCGCGCGCTACTACTCGCCGTGGCTCTGCCGCTGGACAGCGCCGGATCCGGCGGGGATGGTGGATGGGGTGAATGTGTATGCGTATGTGCGGGGGAATCCGGTGCGGTTGGTGGATCCGGGGGGGATGGAGGGGGAGGAGTTCGAAAATGCCGTACAAGCTGCGATCGAAACGGTCGATCAAGCGACCGACATTGTTTTTGAACGAGCAGAAACGATAGATGCAATGCAACAACATGCGACAGAAGCATCGGGGAAAGGGATTGAGGCAACGGGACTGATTGGAATTGAGGGGGAGACAATTCCATTGCCTTACCAAACGCAAGAACGATGGCTAGTTAGCCAGTATGATCAGTCAGAACAATTGAGAAGCCGTGAAGAGTTCGACGCGACTACAGCTCCTAGTCCTTGGCAGATAGTTGAACTGCTTGCAGAGAGCGGAAGGTCACCCATACCTTTTAAAAGGTATTTATCTGTACTTCCGTTGAGCGGACAATGGAACGACCTGCGTATATCTAATCTCCGAACTGGATCTCGTGAGCCCGAGCAAATGTTACGCGGATCTTATCACTCTCACGTTTCAGAACACGGGCAGTCGCATCCAAGCTACCCAGATCTAACGATGATGCTATTGCATACCGACCAAGCTCAGGACGCAGGCGGGGGCGTATCAGACGCAATTCAACAAAGTGTTGATATTCATTATGTGTTGACGGATGAGTATATATATCGTCTTGAGGTTTCAAGTCGCGCAGAGGACTTTTTGAGTGGAGATGGGGATATTTCGAAGCGGGTTGAGCAAATTTATCGAATGGAATTAGAGCATTTTGACGGAGACACCAACAAGGCAGTGATGGGGGTTGCTGGAGAGGTTGGAATTACGGTTTATCGTGGTCAGTCAGGGACTCGTTCAAAGGAAGGTCAATGGGTGCCATTCCGTCGAATGAATTGA